From the Diceros bicornis minor isolate mBicDic1 chromosome 19, mDicBic1.mat.cur, whole genome shotgun sequence genome, one window contains:
- the LOC131418594 gene encoding signal-regulatory protein beta-1-like: protein MPIPASRPLPPPPCLLLTLLLGLTGVAGEELQVIQPEKSVSVAAGEVATLRCTMTSLLPVGPTQWFRGTGPGRELIYSFKGGHFPRVENVADTTKRNSTDYSIRISNITPADTGIYYCVKFQKGSPDDVEFKSGPGTQLTVSAKPSPPVVSGPTARVPPEQTVTFTCESYGFSPRNITLKWFKNGNELSASQTNVDPEGDGVSYSISSTAKVVLAPGDVRSQVICEVAHVTLQGDPPLRGTANLSETLRVPPTLEVSQHPTAGNLETVTCQVNKFYPRHLKLTWLENGNVSRTEMASTLIENKDGTFNWMSWLLVNSSAHRQDVVLTCQVEHDGQPAVTKHHTLEASAHQKEQDTGGTPGEELSTVPLVVLVLSTKLLLAIGVSAIYVHRKWRA from the exons ATGCCCATCCCtgcctcccggcccctcccccctcctccttgcCTGCTGCTGACTCTACTGCTGGGACTCACAG GAGTGGCAGGTGAGGAGCTGCAGGTGATTCAGCCTGAGAAGTCAGTGTCTGTTGCAGCTGGAGAGGTGGCCACTCTGCGCTGCACCATGACCTCCCTGCTCCCCGTGGGGCCCACTCAGTGGTTCAGGGGGACAGGGCCAGGCCGGGAGTTAATCTACAGTTTCAAAGGAGGACACTTCCCCCGAGTAGAAAATGTTGCAGACACCACAAAGAGAAACAGCACAGACTATTCCATCCGCATCAGTAACATCACCCCAGCAGACACTGGTATCTACTACTGTGTGAAGTTCCAGAAAGGGAGCCCTGATGACGTGGAGTTTAAGTCTGGACCAGGCACCCAGCTCACCGTGAGTG CCAAACCCTCTCCCCCCGTGGTATCAGGCCCCACGGCGAGGGTCCCACCTGAGCAGACAGTGACCTTCACCTGCGAGTCCTATGGCTTCTCCCCTAGAAACATCACCCTGAAGTGGTTCAAAAATGGGAATGAGCTCTCAGCCTCCCAGACCAACGTGGACCCAGAAGGAGACGGAGTTTCCTACAGCATCTCCAGCACAGCCAAGGTGGTGCTGGCCCCGGGGGATGTTCGCTCCCAGGTCATCTGCGAGGTGGCCCACGTCACCCTTCAGGGGGACCCTCCTCTTCGTGGGACGGCCAACTTGTCTGAGACCCTCCGAG TTCCGCCCACCTTGGAGGTTTCCCAACACCCCACGGCAGGGAACCTGGAGACCGTCACCTGTCAGGTGAACAAGTTCTACCCCCGGCACCTAAAGCTGACCTGGTTGGAGAATGGCAACGTGTCCCGAACAGAAATGGCCTCGACACTCATAGAGAACAAGGATGGGACCTTTAACTGGATGAGCTGGCTTCTGGTGAACTCATCTGCCCACAGGCAGGACGTGGTGCTCACCTGCCAAGTGGAGCATGATGGGCAGCCGGCGGTCACCAAACACCATACCCTGGAGGCCTCTGCCCACCAGAAGGAGCAGGACACAGGTGGAACCCCTG